A region from the Lolium perenne isolate Kyuss_39 chromosome 4, Kyuss_2.0, whole genome shotgun sequence genome encodes:
- the LOC127295933 gene encoding ABC transporter B family member 6, which translates to MVPSGLFGWASPHVQPLTPVSEVSEPPESPSPYGDGPSGDAGVGEGAPGGGEDDDAEEDEAEPPPAAVSFWRLFDFADGLDWALMAAGALAAAAHGAALVVYLHFFGRALNLLDSERVQSALHGDSKELLDLFMQHTLYIIYIAGGVFVAGWIEVSCWILTGERQTAVIRSKYVQVLLNQDMSFFDTYGNNGDIVSQVLSDVLLIQSAISEKVGNYVHNMATFVGGLIVGLINCWQIALLTLATGPLIVAAGGISNIFLHRLAENIQDAYAEAASIAEQATSYIRTLYAFTNETLAKYSYATSLQATLRYGILISLVQGIGLGFTYGLAICSCALQLWVGRHLIARGKADGGQVVVALFSVILSGLGLNQAATNFYSFEQGRIAAYRLYEMISRSTASTNLEGTTIPQVQGNIEFRNVYFSYLSRPEIPILSGFFLSVPARKTVALVGRNGSGKSSIIPLMERFYDPTLGEVLLDGENIKNLKVEWLRSQIGLVTQEPALLSLSIRENIAYGRIATFDQIEEAAKTAHAHGFISSLEKGYETQVGRAGKSLTDEQKIKISIARAVLSSPSILLLDEVTGGLDFEAEKTVQDALDVLMLGRSTIIIARRLSLIKHADYIAVMEEGHLVEMGTHDELLNLDGLYAELLRCEEATKLPKRMPTKNSRERKSLQFEDPPVSQSFQESSSPKMAKSPSLQRTHGMLQFWRSDTNRNSHDSPKDQSPPSEQTIDNGIPLLPTERAPSIKSLDSFEMEMPDLPKVGIHPIQRQSSKNSGPDSPISPLLTSDPKNERSHSQTFSRPQSERDDTSSEQSEPDELQDHKPPSFWRLAALSVAEWPYALLGTIGAAIFGSFNPLLAYTIALTVSAYYKIEVSDTHHEVNRWCLFIVGMGVITVLVNWLQHFYFGIMGEKMTERIRRMMFSAMLRNEAGWFDKEENSADTLSMRLANDATFVRAAFSNRLSIFIQDTAAVSVALLIGMLLGWKVALVALATLPVLVVSAIAQKLWLAGFSKGIQEMHRKASLVLEDAVRNIYTVVAFCAGDKIMELYKLHLIKILKQSLVQGLAIGFGFGLSQFLLFACNALLLWYISTSVEQQRLTIATGLKQYILFSFASFALVEPFGLAPYILKRRKSLTSVFEIIDREPKIDPDDNTGLKPPNVYGSIEFKNVDFSYPVRPEVLVLSNFNLKVSGGQTVAVVGVSGSGKSTIISLIERFYDPVSGQVLLDGRDLKAFNLRWLRSHMGLIQQEPVIFSTTIRENIIYARHNATEAEMKEAARIANAHHFISSLPHGYDTHVGMRGVDLTPGQRQRIAIARVVLKNAPILLLDEASSAIESESSRVVQEALDTLVMGNKTTILIAHRAAMMKHVDNIVVLNGGRIVEQGAHDSLMDLNGLYVRLMQPHFGKGLRQHRLM; encoded by the exons ATGGTCCCCAGCGGCCTCTTCGGGTGGGCCTCGCCGCACGTGCAGCCGCTCACACCAGTTTCCGAAGTCTCGGAGCCGCCGGAGTCGCCGTCGCCGTACGGGGACGGGCCGTCGGGGGACGCCGGCGTGGGGGAGGGCgcccccggcggcggcgaggacgacgacgcggaggaggacgaggccgagccgccgcccgccgccgtctCCTTCTGGCGGCTCTTCGACTTCGCGGACGGGCTCGACTGGGCGCTCATGGCCGCCGGCGCGCTCGCCGCCGCGGCCCACGGCGCGGCCCTCGTCGTCTACCTCCACTTCTTCGGGAGGGCGCTGAATTTGCTTGACTCCGAGCGGGTTCAGTCCGCTCTCCACGGGGATAGCAAGGAGCTGCTCGACCTGTTTATGCAG CATACTCTGTATATCATCTACATAGCTGGTGGTGTTTTTGTTGCAGGATGGATAG AGGTGTCATGCTGGATTCTCACTGGGGAACGACAGACTGCTGTCATAAGATCAAAATATGTCCAGGTCTTGCTAAATCAAGACATGAGCTTCTTTGATACATATGGAAACAATGGTGATATAGTTAGTCAAGTTCTGAGCGATGTGTTGCTCATTCAGTCAGCTATTAGTGAGAAA GTCGGCAACTACGTACACAATATGGCCACATTTGTTGGCGGTCTCATTGTTGGCCTGATCAACTGTTGGCAAATAGCACTTCTAACTCTTGCCACTGGACCCTTGATTGTTGCTGCTGGAGGAATATCTAATATATTTCTCCACAGACTGGCTGAAAACATTCAAGATGCATATGCCGAAGCGGCTAGTATTGCTGAACAG GCCACCTCATACATCAGGACGCTCTACGCTTTTACAAATGAAACTCTTGCAAAGTACTCCTATGCTACCTCACTTCAAGCGACCCTGCGATATGGAATTTTGATTAGCCTTGTCCAAGGAATTGGCCTGGGATTTACATATGGATTGGCAATTTGTTCATGTGCTTTGCAACTCTGGGTTGGAAGACACCTGATTGCTCGTGGGAAAGCTGACGGTGGTCAAGTTGTGGTAGCTTTATTCTCCGTAATTCTGAGTGGCCT TGGTCTGAACCAGGCAGCTACAAACTTCTATTCATTTGAACAAGGGCGGATTGCTGCTTATAGACTATATGAGATGATAAGCCGTTCAACTGCAAGCACCAACCTTGAAGGGACCACCATACCCCAAGTGCAGGGGAACATCGAATTCAGAAATGTGTACTTCAGTTATCTCTCGCGTCCTGAAATTCCAATTTTAAGTGGTTTCTTTCTCAGCGTACCAGCCAGAAAAACTGTTGCACTTGTTGGTAGAAATGGCTCAGGGAAAAGCAGCATAATTCCTCTAATGGAGAGATTCTACGATCCAACGTTAG GGGAAGTCCTTCTGGATGGGGAAAATATTAAGAATTTGAAAGTAGAATGGTTAAGAAGCCAAATTGGTCTGGTTACACAAGAACCTGCACTACTGAGTCTGAGCATTCGCGAAAACATTGCTTATGGAAGAATTGCTACTTTTGATCAAATAGAAGAGGCAGCCAAGACAGCGCATGCCCATGGGTTCATCAGTTCACTTGAAAAGGGATATGAAACACAG GTTGGTCGAGCTGGTAAGTCACTGACTGATGAGCAGAAGATCAAAATCTCTATAGCTCGTGCTGTGCTTTCGAGTCCATCAATtctcttgcttgacgaagtcacaGGAGGACTTGATTTTGAAGCTGAAAAGACTGTGCAAGATGCCTTAGATGTTCTTATGTTGGGAAGATCGACGATTATAATAGCTAGGCGTCTTAGCCTCATTAAACATGCTGATTACATAGCTGTAATGGAGGAGGGGCATCTTGTTGAAATGGGGACACATGATGAATTGCTAAACTTGGATGGCCTTTATGCTGAGCTTTTAAGATGTGAGGAAGCAACAAAACTTCCTAAGAG GATGCCGACCAAGAATAGTAGGGAGCGCAAATCGCTCCAATTTGAGGATCCACCAGTTAGCCAAAGCTTTCAAGAATCGTCCTCTCCTAAGATGGCGAAATCACCTTCTCTTCAAAGAACACATGGCATGCTTCAGTTTTGGCGATCAGACACCAACAGAAACTCCCATGATTCACCAAAAGATCAAAGCCCACCTTCAGAACAAACTATAGATAATGGAATACCTTTGCTTCCAACTGAAAGAGCACCATCCATTAAGAGTCTGGACAGTTTTGAAATGGAAATGCCAGATCTTCCAAAAGTTGGCATCCATCCTATACAACGGCAATCTTCGAAGAATTCAGGACCCGATTCACCTATATCTCCTCTTTTGACTTCTGATCCAAAGAACGAGCGTTCCCATTCACAAACTTTTAGTAGACCACAGAGTGAACGGGATGATACAAGTTCTGAACAGAGTGAACCAGATGAATTGCAAGATCACAAGCCACCATCATTTTGGAGACTTGCAGCACTTAGTGTTGCTGAATGGCCTTATGCTCTCTTAGGAACAATTGGTGCTGCTATATTTGGCTCATTTAATCCACTGCTCGCTTACACAATAGCACTCACAGTGTCAGCATATTATAAAATAGAAGTTAGTGACACGCACCATGAAGTGAACAGGTGGTGTTTATTCATAGTAGGCATGGGTGTCATTACAGTGCTGGTCAACTGGTTGCAGCATTTTTATTTTGGAATAATGGGGGAGAAGATGACTGAACGTATAAGAAGAATGATGTTCTCTG CAATGCTGCGCAATGAAGCTGGATGGTTTGACAAAGAGGAGAACAGTGCTGATACACTGTCCATGCGCCTGGCAAATGATGCAACATTTGTCCGTGCTGCATTTAGTAACCGTCTTTCCATATTCATACAAGACACTGCCGCGGTTTCTGTAGCTCTTCTTATTGGAATGCTCTTGGGATGGAAGGTGGCGCTTGTTGCACTTGCAACTTTACCTGTTCTTGTTGTCTCTGCCATTGCACAG AAATTATGGCTTGCCGGCTTCTCAAAAGGAATCCAGGAGATGCATAGAAAGGCTTCATTAGTACTTGAAGATGCAGTCCGCAATATTTACACCGTTGTAGCGTTTTGTGCTGGAGACAAGATAATGGAACTCTACAAATTACATCTTATTAAGATACTGAAGCAAAGTCTTGTGCAAGGATTGGCCATAGGCTTCGGTTTTGGCCTCTCGCAGTTTCTTCTTTTTGCCTGCAACGCCCTTCTTCTGTGGTACATTTCCACCTCAGTGGAACAACAACGCCTGACAATAGCCACAGGACTGAAACAGTACATTCTATTCTCGTTTGCATCCTTTGCATTGGTGGAGCCCTTTGGACTCGCCCCCTACATACTTAAACGGCGGAAGTCTCTCACTTCAGTGTTTGAAATTATTGACCGAGAGCCAAAGATTGATCCTGATGACAACACTGGCCTGAAACCGCCCAATGTCTATGGGAGCATTGAATTCAAGAATGTTGATTTCTCCTATCCAGTTCGTCCAGAAGTCCTTGTGCTGAGCAATTTTAATCTTAAGGTGAGCGGCGGACAAACAGTTGCAGTGGTAGGAGTTTCAGGATCTGGGAAGAGCACTATCATTTCCTTAATTGAGAGATTTTATGACCCAGTATCTGGCCAAGTTCTGCTGGATGGCCGAGATCTGAAAGCGTTCAACCTGAGATGGCTGCGAAGCCACATGGGCCTAATTCAGCAAGAGCCCGTCATTTTCTCGACGACAATAAGGGAGAACATtatctatgcaaggcacaacgcaACCGAGGCTGAGATGAAGGAAGCTGCAAGGATAGCAAACGCTCACCATTTCATCAGTAGCTTGCCACATGGATACGACACTCACGTGGGAATGCGAGGGgttgatctcactcctgggcagcGGCAACGGATTGCCATTGCTAGGGTGGTTTTAAAGAATGCACCGATATTGCTGTTGGATGAGGCCAGCTCTGCAATCGAATCTGAATCGAGTAGAGTGGTTCAGGAAGCTCTTGACACATTGGTCATGGGGAACAAGACGACGATCCTCATCGCGCACAGAGCGGCGATGATGAAGCATGTGGATAACATTGTCGTCCTAAATGGTGGTAGGATAGTCGAGCAGGGCGCGCATGACTCTCTGATGGACCTTAATGGTCTGTATGTTAGACTGATGCAACCCCATTTTGGCAAGGGCCTCCGCCAACATCGGCTAATGTAG
- the LOC127295934 gene encoding photosynthetic NDH subunit of lumenal location 1, chloroplastic: MASLQSLISKQLVAPNCTVTARLNGAPPSVVNPSSSEASSDEKKVTKRRLALLGAGALSTALLNSRSAYAEEVPKNYRSYVDANDGYSYLYPSDWRDFDFLGHDSAFKDRNVQLQSVRVAFIPTTKTDIRDLGPMDEAIFNLVNNVYAAPNQVPAIYDMQERTVDGRNYWTFEYDLEAPGYGVSAFATVAIGNGRYYTLIVTANERRWSRLRNKLKVVADSFKISELKA, translated from the exons ATGGCAAGCTTGCAGAGTTTGATTTCCAAACAG TTGGTTGCGCCAAATTGTACAGTTACCGCCAGGCTGAATGGGGCTCCTCCATCGGTTGTGAATCCAAGCTCAAGCGAAGCATCCTCCGATGAGAAGA AGGTCACAAAAAGGAGATTAGCATTGCTTGGTGCTGGAGCATTATCCACTGCCCTGCTGAATAGCAGATCCGCATATGCTGAAG AGGTACCGAAGAACTACCGCTCTTACGTGGATGCAAACGACGGATATTCGTATCTCTACCCATCTGATTGGAGG GATTTCGACTTCTTGGGCCATGATTCGGCGTTCAAAGATCGTAATGTGCAGCTGCAGTCTGTCCGTGTGGCCTTCATTCCTACAACAAAAACAGACATCCGTGACCTAGGTCCAATGGACGAG GCGATCTTCAATCTTGTTAACAATGTCTACGCTGCCCCGAATCAAGTACCGGCGATCTATGACATGCAAGAG CGTACGGTGGACGGCAGGAACTACTGGACATTCGAGTACGATCTGGAGGCACCGGGCTACGGCGTGTCGGCGTTTGCAACGGTCGCCATTGGGAACG GGAGGTACTACACTCTGATCGTGACGGCAAACGAGCGGCGGTGGAGCAGGCTGCGTAACAAGCTCAAAGTCGTCGCGGACTCCTTCAAAATCTCAGAGTTGAAGGCATGA
- the LOC127295935 gene encoding E3 ubiquitin-protein ligase CSU1, giving the protein MPQRHSKNNNDLAYFTYEEKRKLGYGTQRERLGKDSIKPFDACCLCLKPLIDPLACPKGHTFCKECILECLLAQKKDIKRKLIAHDSQKKQEKEEEEEKLMLQKSKELDAFDQQNHGAVPQYLDRSGSQDKNGFHGANSVKTTSFEEEALRTMKAFWLPSATPESTIKVDAPSTDTVCPEGQEKLKMKALFPISFTEENADYKSKKSVEKSYMCPSCKSTLTNTMSLVAISTCGHVFCKKCSDKFLATDKVCLMCSKPCKERNLIPLEKGGTGFAAHDDRLEAKNFKHLGSGSGLGLVRPAPKA; this is encoded by the exons ATGCCGCAGCGGCACTCGAAGAACAACAACGACCTCGCCTACTTCACCTACGAGGAGAAGCGGAAGCTCGGGTACGGCACGCAGCGGGAGCGGCTCGGCAAGGACTCCATCAAGCCCTTCGACGCCTGCTGCCTCTGCCTCAAGCCGCTCATCGACCCGCTCGCCTGCCCCAAGGGCCACACCTTCTGCAAGGAGTGCATCCTCGAGTGCCTACTCGCGCAGAAGAAGGACATCAAGCG CAAGCTTATAGCTCATGATTCCCAGAAAAAGCaagagaaggaagaggaggaggagaagctgATGCTGCAAAAATCCAAGGAGTTGGATGCTTTTGACCAGCAGAACCATGGAGCAGTCCCCCAATACCTTGATCGCAGTGGTTCCCAAGACAAGAATGGTTTCCATGGAGCCAACAGTGTGAAGACTACCTCCTTTGAAGAGGAAGCCCTCCGCACCATGAAGGCGTTCTGGCTTCCCTCTGCCACGCCCGAATCTACTATCAAGGTAGATGCCCCCTCCACTGACACAGTCTGCCCTGAGGGGCAGGAGAAGCTCAAGATGAAGGCCCTCTTTCCTATTTCTTTCACTGAGGAGAACGCTGACTACAAGAGCAAGAAGTCGGTGGAGAAGAGCTACATGTGCCCCAGCTGCAAGTCCACTCTCACAAACACCATGTCCCTAGTGGCAATCAGCACCTGCGGCCATGTCTTCTGCAAGAAGTGCTCTGACAAGTTCCTGGCAACTGATAAGGTCTGCTTGATGTGCAGCAAACCGTGCAAAGAGAGGAATTTGATTCCTTTGGAGAAAGGAGGAACGGGGTTCGCTGCACATGACGACCGCTTAGAGGCAAAGAATTTCAAGCATTTAGGGAGTGGTTCTGGACTAGGATTAGTGAGGCCCGCTCCTAAGGCTTAG
- the LOC127295936 gene encoding 1-aminocyclopropane-1-carboxylate oxidase homolog 1, whose amino-acid sequence MRAADAAYDRAAELRALDATFAGVRGLVTSGITHVPRIFRVPDDVHCHEPPNELTVPAGVQQEPAAAIPVIDLGSADRAAVVAAVGRAAEEWGFFQVTGHGVPPESIAAAVDAARAFHEAPGGEGTDKAQLYTRDPARPIKYNCNFDLHQSKVANWRDTLYLRVEPSPPTAGELPDSCRSDVLFDYAKHVRKLWDTLFGLLSEALGLDPTHLSDMGCNKGQMMLCHYYPPCPEPELAIGTTHHTDAGFLTVLLQDGVGGLQVLHESRWVDVEPIPGALIVNISDLLQIISNDRFRSVEHRVVAKNSQSRVSIACFPSNPSSTRVYGPIKKLLSEDNPPLYRETLAKDYSLHHHSVGLGPKKKAINDFRI is encoded by the exons ATGAGGGCCGCGGACGCCGCCTACGACCGCGCGGCCGAGCTTCGTGCACTGGACGCCACATTCGCCGGCGTCCGCGGCCTCGTCACCTCCGGCATCACGCATGTCCCGCGGATCTTCCGCGTTCCTGACGACGTCCACTGCCATGAACCACCCAACGAGCTCACCGTCCCTGCCGGCGTCCAACAAGAACCTGCCGCGGCCATCCCGGTGATCGATCTTGGGTCCGCCGACCGCGCGGCCGTGGTGGCCGCCGTGGGCCGCGCCGCCGAGGAGTGGGGGTTCTTCCAGGTGACTGGGCACGGCGTGCCTCCCGAGTCCATAGCGGCGGCGGTGGACGCGGCCAGGGCGTTCCATGAGGCCCCCGGCGGCGAGGGCACCGACAAGGCGCAGCTCTACACGCGGGACCCGGCCAGGCCCATCAAGTACAACTGCAACTTCGACCTCCACCAGTCCAAGGTCGCCAACTGGCGCGACACCCTCTACCTCCGCGTTGAGCCCAGCCCTCCCACCGCCGGCGAACTGCCGGACTCCTGCCGCAG TGACGTGTTGTTTGACTATGCGAAACACGTGCGGAAACTGTGGGACACACTCTTCGGCCTACTATCAGAGGCTCTCGGCCTCGACCCTACCCACCTCAGTGACATGGGATGTAACAAAGGGCAGATGATGTTGTGCCACTACTATCCGCCCTGCCCCGAACCCGAGCTCGCCATCGGCACCACCCACCATACCGACGCTGGCTTCCTCACCGTGCTCCTCCAGGATGGCGTCGGCGGGCTCCAGGTCCTCCACGAAAGCCGGTGGGTTGATGTGGAGCCGATTCCTGGCGCGCTAATCGTAAATATCAGCGATCTCTTACAG ATTATCTCGAATGACAGGTTTAGGAGTGTGGAGCACAGAGTCGTTGCGAAGAATTCTCAGTCTAGAGTCTCAATCGCATGTTTTCCAAGTAATCCAAGCTCCACGAGAGTGTATGGTCCGATCAAGAAGCTGTTATCAGAGGATAACCCGCCATTGTATAGAGAGACGCTTGCTAAGGACTATTCCTTGCATCACCACTCGGTCGGATTGGGCCCCAAGAAGAAAGCCATCAATGATTTCCGCATATGA